One window of the Cryptomeria japonica chromosome 7, Sugi_1.0, whole genome shotgun sequence genome contains the following:
- the LOC131041821 gene encoding uncharacterized protein LOC131041821 isoform X1, whose amino-acid sequence MYFCFQIDRRNWTIAKRRFENLTPRILRGRRIGLILMDLIYVFCCKNAFTPYFQGTGGDIDSTLAKEFSTSKWGSKKIHISSRLGLSDCRIKFAPEWTTH is encoded by the exons ATGTATTTCTGCTTTCAAATTGATAGACGCAATTGGACGATAGCTAAAAGAAGATTTGAAAACCTGACTCCGCGAATTCTTCGCGGGCGCAG GATAGGGTTAATATTAATGGACTTAATATACGTATTCTGTTGCAAGAATGCATTTACACCTTATTTTCAAGGGACAGGAGGAGACATCGATTCCACTCTTGCCAAG GAGTTTTCTACATCCAAGTGGGGTTCAAAGAAGATACATATTTCATCAAGGCTAGGTTTATCAGATTGCAG GATTAAATTTGCTCCCGAATGGACAACACATTGA
- the LOC131041821 gene encoding uncharacterized protein LOC131041821 isoform X2, with translation MYFCFQIDRRNWTIAKRRFENLTPRILRGRRIGLILMDLIYVFCCKNAFTPYFQGTGGDIDSTLAKEFSTSKWGSKKIHISSRLGLSDCRNLLLRRYVLH, from the exons ATGTATTTCTGCTTTCAAATTGATAGACGCAATTGGACGATAGCTAAAAGAAGATTTGAAAACCTGACTCCGCGAATTCTTCGCGGGCGCAG GATAGGGTTAATATTAATGGACTTAATATACGTATTCTGTTGCAAGAATGCATTTACACCTTATTTTCAAGGGACAGGAGGAGACATCGATTCCACTCTTGCCAAG GAGTTTTCTACATCCAAGTGGGGTTCAAAGAAGATACATATTTCATCAAGGCTAGGTTTATCAGATTGCAG GaatcttcttctaagaagataTGTACTGCATTAA